In Salvia hispanica cultivar TCC Black 2014 unplaced genomic scaffold, UniMelb_Shisp_WGS_1.0 HiC_scaffold_516, whole genome shotgun sequence, the following proteins share a genomic window:
- the LOC125199474 gene encoding LOW QUALITY PROTEIN: calcium-binding protein CP1-like (The sequence of the model RefSeq protein was modified relative to this genomic sequence to represent the inferred CDS: deleted 1 base in 1 codon): MCPTGSELSRSVEKSNLRSAFDVLDADGDGRISHADLRAFYGGISGSDDDVIGSMISAADSNRDGFVEYDEFRRVLGGGKRRGGANSAMEEAFRVMDKDGDGKVGMEDLKVYLEWAGLEARDEDVRAMIRLGGGDESGGVTFEGLLKILAV; the protein is encoded by the exons atgtgCCCAACGGGAAGCGAGCTTTCCAGAAGCGTCGAGAAATCGAATCTCCGTTCGGCGTTCGACGTCCTCGACGCCGACGGCGACGGGCGCATCAGCCACGCCGACCTCCGCGCCTTCTACGGCGGGATCTCCGGCTCCGACGACGACGTGATCGGGTCGATGATCTCCGCCGCGGAC TCCAATCGCGACGGATTCGTCGAATACGACGAATTCCGGCGGGTTTTGGGCGGCGGGAAGAGGAGAGGCGGAGCCAATTCGGCCATGGAAGAGGCGTTTCGGGTGATGGACAAGGATGGGGACGGGAAGGTGGGGATGGAGGATTTGAAGGTGTATTTGGAATGGGCCGGGCTGGAGGCCCGGGATGAGGATGTGCGGGCCATGATTCGGCTGGGCGGCGGAGATGAGAGCGGCGGCGTTACGTTTGAGGGTTTGCTTAAAATTCTCGCGGTTTGa
- the LOC125199483 gene encoding DNA replication complex GINS protein SLD5-like, producing the protein MDSGAGESSAADDYESLMSTTDAELLKSAWRNEKAAPEILNYAADLVQRSRQQIQLMEEMVDDYINDGVDPLTVSLYQIDLDRTMFLLRSYLRTRLQKIEKYVFHIQKTAEEWNRLSKQEQKFASRFAGDIKNHLDQSVLSRLPDQYQSHLRQSAASEEGDMVPEPQLDSYVVCRSKKYLGAYQLGDSGEELINIEADDLYALPYKSIKPLIESGQVDLV; encoded by the exons ATGGATTCAGGTGCAGGAGAAAGCTCTGCTGCCGACGACTACGAGTCGTTGATGTCGACCACCGACGCCGAGCTGCTGAAGAGCGCGTGGCGGAACGAGAAAGCGGCGCCGGAGATTCTCAATTACGCCGCTGATTTGGTGCAGAGGTCGCGCCAGCAGATCCAATTAATG GAAGAAATGGTGGACGATTACATCAACGATGGTGTTGATCCACTAACAGTATCTCTTTACCAGATTGACTTGGACAGGACCATGTTCTTGTTGAGATCTTATCTCCGCACTCGTCTTCAAAAG ATTGAAAAATACGTCTTCCATATACAGAAAACTGCAGAAGAATGGAATAGGCTTTCAAAGCAGGAACAGAAGTTTGCTTCAAG GTTTGCTGGAGACATAAAGAATCATCTGGATCAGTCTGTGCTCTCTAGATTGCCAGATCAATACCAGTCCCATTTGAGGCAATCTGCAGCAAGTGAAGAAGGCGACATGG TTCCAGAGCCGCAGCTGGATTCCTATGTCGTCTGCAGAAGCAAGAAATACTTGGGAGCCTATCAGCTCGGCGACAG TGGAGAGGAGCTTATTAACATTGAAGCAGACGATTTGTATGCTTTGCCATACAAGTCTATAAAGCCTCTCATCGAGAGTGGCCAAGTCGATCTCGTTTAA